The Aminithiophilus ramosus genome contains a region encoding:
- a CDS encoding glycerol-3-phosphate responsive antiterminator, producing MTQTKSVQAVRDLFRAYPVVPALRTAKDVDRALKLAPRVVFLLGSTVLDFAGKIQALQEVGHAVFIHFDLIEGLRSDGAALDFLLATAPPEGIISTHKTVIDLAKKAGLLRILRIFVLDSEAVRKGRQLVLSVRPDFVELLPGVALTAVDERLLRDFSVPLIAGGLITELSHVHSILRKGVTAVSTSDTSLW from the coding sequence ATGACTCAGACAAAGAGCGTCCAGGCGGTTCGAGATCTCTTCAGGGCCTATCCCGTCGTTCCCGCCCTCAGGACGGCGAAGGACGTTGACAGGGCCCTCAAGCTCGCCCCTCGCGTCGTCTTCCTCCTCGGCTCGACCGTCCTCGATTTCGCCGGAAAGATCCAGGCTCTTCAGGAGGTCGGCCATGCCGTCTTCATCCATTTCGATCTCATCGAAGGGCTTCGCTCCGACGGAGCGGCTCTTGACTTTCTCCTCGCCACGGCCCCCCCGGAAGGGATCATCAGCACGCACAAGACCGTCATCGACCTTGCCAAGAAGGCCGGCCTGCTGCGTATCCTCCGGATTTTCGTCCTCGATTCAGAGGCGGTCCGCAAGGGAAGGCAGCTCGTCCTCTCCGTGAGGCCCGACTTCGTGGAGCTTCTCCCCGGAGTCGCTTTGACGGCCGTCGATGAGCGGCTTTTGCGGGATTTCTCCGTGCCTCTCATCGCCGGGGGGCTCATCACCGAACTCAGCCACGTCCACTCCATCCTTCGAAAGGGAGTCACCGCCGTATCGACAAGCGACACGTCCCTCTGGTGA